From the genome of Blautia pseudococcoides, one region includes:
- a CDS encoding IreB family regulatory phosphoprotein, with product MENNLGNTQYFKVKTEPEVRVKEVLDLVYNAMAEKGYNPVNQIVGYIMSGDPTYITSYKGARSTIMKVERDELVEELLKEYIKNESWKRD from the coding sequence ATGGAGAATAATTTAGGAAATACCCAGTATTTCAAAGTTAAGACAGAACCGGAAGTCCGGGTAAAGGAAGTTCTGGACCTGGTGTACAATGCCATGGCGGAGAAAGGATATAATCCGGTAAACCAGATTGTTGGATACATTATGTCCGGCGACCCGACTTATATCACCAGCTACAAAGGTGCCAGAAGCACCATCATGAAAGTAGAGCGTGATGAGTTAGTGGAGGAGCTTTTGAAGGAATATATCAAGAACGAATCCTGGAAGCGTGACTGA
- a CDS encoding ribonuclease J, which produces MKKNNNSKLKIIPLGGLEQIGMNITAFEYEDSIVVVDCGLSFPEDDMLGIDLVIPDITYLKDNIDKVKGFVITHGHEDHIGALPYVMKEINIPIYATKLTIGLIENKFKEHNLLRSTKRKVIKHGQSINLGCFRIEFIKTNHSIQDASALAIYSPAGIVVHTGDFKVDYTPVFGDAIDLQRFAEIGKKGVLALMCDSTNAERKGFTMSERTVGKTFDNIFAEHKNTRIIIATFASNVDRVQQIINSAYKYGRKVAVEGRSMVNVIGTASELGYLKIPDKTLIEIDQLRNYPDEKVTLITTGSQGESMAALSRMAASIHKKVTIKPNDTIIFSSNPIPGNEKAVSKVINELSMKGADVIFQDAHVSGHACQEEIKLIYSLVKPKYAIPVHGEYRHLKAQAGLALDLGIPKENVFILQSGDVLELNEEEPAKVTGKVRTGAILVDGLGVGDVGNIVLRDRQHLAEDGIMIVVLTLEKRSSRLLAGPDIVSRGFVYVRESEDLMDEARIVVEDAIDVCLDKHITDWGKIKNVIKDSLGEFLWKRTKRNPMILPIIMEA; this is translated from the coding sequence TTGAAAAAAAACAACAACTCAAAATTGAAGATCATTCCTTTGGGCGGGTTGGAACAGATAGGAATGAATATTACTGCCTTTGAATATGAGGACAGTATTGTCGTAGTGGACTGCGGTCTGTCATTTCCCGAGGACGATATGCTGGGAATTGACCTTGTGATACCGGACATCACTTATCTGAAGGACAATATTGACAAAGTCAAAGGATTCGTTATCACCCATGGCCACGAGGACCATATCGGTGCACTTCCTTATGTAATGAAGGAGATCAATATACCCATCTATGCAACAAAGCTTACGATCGGATTAATCGAAAATAAATTTAAAGAGCACAATTTGCTCAGAAGTACCAAGAGAAAAGTGATCAAACATGGACAGTCCATTAATCTGGGCTGCTTTCGTATAGAATTTATCAAGACAAACCACAGCATCCAGGATGCGTCCGCACTGGCGATCTATTCCCCAGCGGGAATCGTGGTGCATACCGGTGACTTTAAAGTGGACTACACGCCTGTATTCGGAGATGCCATTGACCTGCAGCGGTTTGCGGAAATCGGAAAGAAAGGTGTACTGGCACTGATGTGCGACAGTACCAATGCGGAGCGCAAGGGATTTACCATGTCTGAGCGCACGGTTGGAAAGACCTTTGACAATATATTTGCGGAACATAAGAACACCAGGATCATTATCGCAACCTTTGCCTCCAATGTGGACAGGGTGCAGCAGATCATCAATTCTGCCTACAAATACGGCAGGAAGGTGGCTGTGGAGGGCCGGAGCATGGTAAACGTTATCGGCACGGCCTCTGAGCTGGGGTATCTGAAGATCCCGGACAAGACGCTGATCGAGATTGACCAGCTTCGGAATTACCCGGATGAGAAGGTTACGCTGATCACCACGGGAAGCCAGGGCGAATCCATGGCAGCCCTCTCCAGAATGGCAGCCAGTATTCATAAAAAAGTGACCATCAAACCAAATGATACGATCATTTTCAGTTCCAATCCCATTCCGGGCAATGAAAAGGCAGTATCCAAGGTTATCAATGAACTGAGCATGAAAGGTGCGGATGTTATCTTCCAGGATGCCCACGTATCCGGACATGCCTGCCAGGAAGAGATCAAACTGATCTATTCCCTGGTAAAACCAAAATATGCCATTCCGGTGCACGGTGAATACCGTCATCTGAAAGCCCAGGCAGGACTTGCCCTGGATTTGGGAATCCCCAAGGAAAATGTGTTTATCCTGCAGTCCGGCGACGTGCTGGAGCTGAATGAGGAGGAGCCAGCCAAAGTTACAGGCAAAGTGCGCACAGGCGCTATCCTGGTTGACGGACTTGGCGTGGGTGATGTGGGAAATATCGTGCTGCGTGACCGCCAGCATCTGGCAGAGGATGGTATCATGATCGTGGTGCTGACTCTGGAGAAGCGTTCCAGCCGTCTTCTGGCAGGACCGGATATTGTCTCACGGGGATTTGTGTACGTGAGGGAATCCGAAGATTTGATGGATGAGGCCAGAATCGTGGTGGAGGACGCCATAGATGTGTGCCTGGATAAGCATATAACAGACTGGGGCAAAATAAAGAATGTCATCAAGGACTCCCTGGGTGAATTCTTATGGAAGAGAACTAAGAGAAACCCCATGATCCTGCCGATTATCATGGAGGCTTAG
- a CDS encoding HPr family phosphocarrier protein — protein sequence MKTVKISLNSIDKVKSFVNEITKFDYDFDLVSGRYVIDAKSIMGIFSLDLSKAIDLNIHAADGALDDILTVLKPYLVD from the coding sequence ATGAAAACAGTAAAAATATCACTGAATTCTATCGACAAAGTAAAATCATTCGTGAATGAGATTACAAAATTTGATTATGATTTTGATTTAGTATCCGGAAGATACGTTATCGACGCTAAGTCCATCATGGGTATCTTCAGCTTAGATTTATCAAAAGCTATTGACTTGAACATCCATGCAGCTGATGGCGCTTTAGATGACATCTTAACTGTGTTAAAACCATATTTAGTAGACTGA
- the mtaB gene encoding tRNA (N(6)-L-threonylcarbamoyladenosine(37)-C(2))-methylthiotransferase MtaB gives MKKKVALHNLGCKVNAYELEAMQQMLEQAGYETVPFAPGADIYIINTCTVTNIADRKSRQMLHKAKKMNPDAIVVAAGCYVQAKKDEIQIDEAIDIVLGNNKKQDLLTVLRQYDREKGQDKELIDLKNPVEYENLQLSSTGEHTRAYLKVQDGCNQFCSYCIIPYVRGRVRSRRRPEIVDEVKRLVENGYQEFVLTGIHLSSYGVDCEDSLLQLILSVHEIEGVKRIRLGSLEPRIITEEFVKTISSLSKICPHFHLSLQSGCDATLKRMNRRYTAQEYLDGCALLRKYFEHPALTTDVIVGFPQESEEDFEASRAMIESADFYETHIFKYSRREGTRADKMEGQIPEQVKAARSHILIELGKQQKQKFMEFYLGREVEILFEEKAEIHGKTYWIGHTREYLKVAAETKEKLENCIKIGKIGGFVEDGVFICAI, from the coding sequence ATGAAAAAGAAAGTAGCATTGCACAATCTGGGCTGTAAAGTCAACGCATACGAGTTAGAGGCCATGCAGCAGATGCTGGAACAGGCAGGGTATGAGACCGTGCCTTTTGCGCCCGGAGCGGACATATATATTATCAATACCTGTACAGTCACAAACATTGCTGACCGCAAATCAAGACAGATGCTCCACAAGGCAAAGAAGATGAACCCGGATGCCATAGTGGTGGCAGCGGGCTGTTATGTACAGGCAAAAAAAGATGAGATACAGATTGATGAGGCCATAGACATTGTGCTGGGCAACAACAAAAAGCAGGATTTACTCACAGTGCTCAGGCAGTACGACAGGGAAAAGGGCCAGGACAAAGAACTGATCGACCTGAAAAATCCGGTGGAATATGAGAATCTGCAGCTATCCTCCACAGGGGAGCACACCAGAGCCTATCTGAAGGTACAGGACGGATGTAACCAGTTCTGCAGCTATTGCATTATCCCTTATGTGAGAGGGCGGGTGAGAAGCCGCAGAAGGCCGGAGATCGTGGACGAGGTGAAGCGGCTGGTGGAGAACGGATACCAGGAGTTTGTCCTTACGGGCATCCATTTAAGTTCCTACGGCGTGGACTGTGAGGATTCCCTTCTGCAGCTCATTCTGTCTGTCCATGAGATCGAAGGCGTGAAAAGAATTCGCCTGGGATCTTTGGAACCCCGTATTATTACGGAAGAATTTGTCAAAACTATAAGCAGCTTATCTAAAATATGTCCTCATTTCCACCTGTCCCTGCAGAGCGGCTGTGATGCCACCTTAAAACGCATGAACAGAAGGTATACAGCACAAGAATATCTGGACGGCTGTGCACTACTGCGGAAATATTTTGAACATCCGGCTCTCACCACGGATGTGATCGTAGGATTTCCACAGGAGTCAGAGGAGGATTTCGAAGCATCCAGAGCCATGATAGAGAGCGCGGACTTTTATGAGACCCATATCTTCAAATATTCCAGAAGGGAAGGCACCCGGGCCGACAAGATGGAAGGACAGATACCGGAGCAGGTAAAAGCAGCCAGAAGCCATATACTGATCGAGCTGGGAAAACAGCAGAAACAGAAGTTTATGGAATTTTATCTTGGCAGGGAAGTGGAGATCCTCTTTGAGGAAAAAGCTGAGATCCATGGAAAAACATACTGGATCGGGCATACCAGAGAGTATTTAAAAGTGGCGGCAGAGACAAAAGAAAAACTGGAGAATTGCATAAAAATTGGCAAAATTGGCGGATTTGTCGAAGATGGCGTTTTTATTTGCGCAATATAA
- a CDS encoding DUF1292 domain-containing protein yields METIIFDGEDGTELELGILEQTRVNGSVYLLVVDPEDSDDEGAAAYILKDISEDGDEEGCYVFVEDDTEYDAVYKVFEAMLEDIEFEN; encoded by the coding sequence ATGGAGACAATTATTTTTGATGGAGAAGACGGAACAGAATTGGAGTTAGGGATTCTGGAACAGACAAGAGTGAACGGAAGCGTATATCTGCTGGTAGTGGACCCTGAGGATTCGGACGATGAAGGGGCGGCAGCATATATTTTAAAGGACATTTCAGAGGATGGCGACGAAGAAGGCTGCTACGTGTTCGTGGAGGACGACACGGAATACGATGCGGTTTACAAAGTCTTTGAGGCCATGTTAGAGGACATTGAATTTGAAAATTGA
- a CDS encoding cysteine desulfurase family protein translates to MEAYLDNSATTKCFDEVKDIVVKTMTEDYGNPSAMHLKGVEAEKYVKEAAAAIAKTLKVQEKEIFFTSGGTESDNWALVGTALANCRQGKHIITTSFEHAAVSAPLDWLKEQGYDLTVIPVDEKGNLSMEELEAAIRPDTILVSTMYVNNEVGAVVPVEAVAKLVHEKNPKTVYHVDAIQGYGKYRIYPKRAGIDLLSVSSHKIHGPKGVGFLYVSEKVKIRPLILGGGQQKGMRSGTDNVPGIAGLGTAARMVYENHEEKIEKLRALKSYLAENLSAMERVVINGPAPKDGAPHIVNASFLGVRSEVLLHTLEEKGIYVSAGSACSSHKRAASATLTAISADKERRESAIRFSLSEFTTKEELDHTLEEIRTVLPVLRKYARH, encoded by the coding sequence ATGGAAGCGTATCTGGACAACTCAGCCACCACAAAATGTTTTGATGAAGTAAAGGACATTGTGGTGAAGACTATGACAGAGGATTACGGCAACCCGTCAGCTATGCATTTAAAGGGCGTGGAGGCGGAAAAGTATGTGAAGGAAGCAGCAGCGGCCATAGCCAAAACCTTGAAAGTACAGGAAAAGGAGATTTTCTTCACTTCCGGAGGAACAGAATCAGACAACTGGGCTTTGGTGGGCACAGCACTTGCCAACTGCCGTCAGGGTAAGCATATCATTACCACATCATTTGAGCACGCAGCGGTTTCGGCACCTCTTGACTGGCTGAAAGAACAGGGGTACGATCTGACCGTGATCCCTGTGGATGAGAAAGGGAATCTCTCCATGGAAGAGCTGGAGGCAGCCATCCGCCCGGATACCATCCTGGTATCCACCATGTATGTGAATAACGAAGTGGGAGCCGTAGTGCCTGTGGAGGCCGTGGCAAAGCTGGTGCATGAGAAGAATCCTAAGACGGTATACCATGTGGATGCCATACAGGGCTATGGAAAATACAGAATTTATCCCAAACGCGCCGGGATCGACCTGCTCTCTGTGAGCAGCCATAAAATCCACGGGCCAAAGGGCGTAGGGTTTTTATATGTCAGTGAAAAGGTGAAGATCCGGCCCCTTATTCTGGGCGGCGGCCAGCAAAAGGGTATGCGTTCCGGTACAGATAATGTGCCGGGGATCGCGGGACTTGGAACTGCGGCACGCATGGTATATGAAAATCATGAGGAAAAAATAGAAAAGCTGAGAGCACTCAAATCATATCTGGCAGAAAACCTGTCTGCCATGGAGCGGGTGGTCATCAACGGGCCTGCGCCCAAGGACGGGGCGCCACATATAGTGAACGCCAGCTTCCTGGGGGTGCGGAGTGAAGTGCTTCTGCATACTCTGGAGGAAAAAGGTATCTATGTGTCCGCGGGAAGCGCCTGTTCCAGCCACAAGCGGGCTGCAAGCGCCACTTTGACTGCTATATCCGCGGACAAGGAACGCAGAGAGTCCGCCATACGTTTCAGCCTCAGTGAGTTTACCACAAAAGAGGAACTGGATCATACACTGGAGGAGATCAGAACCGTACTGCCTGTGCTTAGGAAGTATGCAAGGCATTGA
- the ruvX gene encoding Holliday junction resolvase RuvX, with amino-acid sequence MRIMGLDYGSKTIGVAISDPLGLTAQGIEIIRREDENKLRKSLRRIEELISEYQVEEIVLGFPKNMNNTIGERAQKSLELKEMLERRCSLPVVMWDERLTTVEANRTLMESGVRRENRSKYVDMIAAVFILQGYLDAKANPGTV; translated from the coding sequence ATGAGGATCATGGGACTTGACTATGGCTCTAAGACAATAGGGGTGGCGATCAGCGACCCTCTGGGTCTTACTGCCCAGGGAATCGAAATTATCCGTCGGGAAGATGAAAATAAACTCAGAAAATCCCTTCGCCGGATAGAGGAGCTTATAAGCGAATATCAGGTGGAAGAGATTGTTCTTGGATTTCCCAAGAACATGAATAATACCATAGGAGAACGGGCGCAGAAGTCTCTGGAGCTGAAGGAAATGCTGGAGAGAAGGTGCAGTCTGCCCGTGGTCATGTGGGATGAGAGGCTGACTACTGTTGAGGCCAATCGTACACTTATGGAAAGCGGTGTACGGCGAGAGAACAGAAGTAAATACGTGGATATGATAGCTGCAGTGTTTATTTTGCAGGGCTATCTGGATGCAAAAGCAAACCCGGGTACAGTTTGA
- a CDS encoding 16S rRNA (uracil(1498)-N(3))-methyltransferase: MYRFFVEPSQVEEHTIHILGSDVNHIKNVLRMKTGEEILISSGDDLEYACYIEEMGAEEVLAHVMYVQEAGYELPSQIYLFQGLPKGDKMELIIQKAVELGVHEVIPVATRRAVVKLEGKKEENKIRRWQAIAGSAAKQSKRMYVPEVKPVMRFSQAIEQAKELDIVLLPYELAEGMRKTKEIIAQIEPGGSIGIFIGPEGGFDEEEVRMAVEMGAKAITLGKRILRTETAGLTVLSVLMFALEE; encoded by the coding sequence ATGTACCGTTTTTTCGTAGAGCCTTCCCAGGTGGAGGAGCATACCATCCATATTCTGGGCAGTGATGTGAACCATATAAAAAATGTGCTCCGCATGAAAACAGGTGAGGAAATCCTCATAAGCTCCGGTGATGATCTGGAGTATGCCTGTTACATTGAGGAGATGGGGGCAGAGGAAGTCCTGGCACACGTGATGTATGTGCAGGAGGCAGGGTATGAGCTGCCTTCCCAAATTTATCTGTTTCAGGGACTTCCAAAAGGTGATAAGATGGAACTGATCATCCAGAAAGCTGTGGAACTCGGCGTGCATGAAGTCATTCCCGTGGCGACCAGGCGTGCTGTGGTAAAGCTGGAAGGCAAAAAAGAAGAGAACAAGATCCGCCGCTGGCAGGCCATTGCAGGCAGCGCGGCGAAGCAGTCAAAACGCATGTATGTGCCCGAGGTAAAACCTGTCATGCGTTTTAGCCAGGCGATAGAACAGGCAAAGGAGCTGGACATAGTGCTTCTTCCCTATGAGCTGGCAGAAGGCATGAGAAAGACTAAGGAGATCATTGCTCAGATAGAACCGGGCGGGTCTATCGGTATTTTCATTGGACCGGAGGGCGGGTTTGACGAGGAAGAGGTGCGTATGGCAGTGGAAATGGGAGCAAAGGCCATCACACTGGGAAAAAGAATTCTGCGGACAGAGACAGCAGGACTTACAGTTCTCTCTGTCCTGATGTTTGCATTGGAGGAATAA
- the thiI gene encoding tRNA uracil 4-sulfurtransferase ThiI — translation MYKAFLIKYAEIAIKGKNRYIFEDALVDQIRRVLKSVDGSFDVVKERGRIYVFARSEFDYEETVEALKRVFGIYGICPAVVLQDEGYDELAKAVVSYTKEVYGSKDMTFKMNVRRTKKSYPMNSMELNAELGGAILDACPNMKVDVHKPDVFIHVEIRDKIYLYSQVIPGPGGMPVGTGGKAMLLLSGGIDSPVAGYMIAKRGVSIDAVYFHAPPYTSERAKQKVVDLAKLVARYSGPIRLHVVNFTDIQLYIYEKCPHEELTIIMRRYMMKIAEAFAKKDGCLGLITGESIGQVASQTMQSLAATNEVCTMPVFRPVIGFDKQEIVDVALKINTYETSILPFEDCCTIFVAKHPVTKPSLKVIKRSEEKLREKIEEMMEEAVGTAETIICE, via the coding sequence ATGTATAAAGCATTTTTAATAAAATATGCAGAGATAGCCATCAAAGGAAAAAACCGGTACATCTTTGAGGACGCCCTGGTGGACCAGATCCGCCGTGTGCTGAAAAGTGTGGACGGATCCTTTGATGTGGTGAAGGAAAGAGGCAGGATCTATGTATTTGCCCGCAGTGAATTTGATTATGAGGAGACTGTGGAAGCGCTGAAGCGTGTGTTTGGTATTTACGGCATCTGTCCTGCCGTTGTATTGCAGGATGAGGGGTATGATGAGCTTGCAAAGGCTGTGGTTTCCTATACGAAAGAAGTATACGGCAGCAAAGACATGACTTTCAAAATGAATGTGAGAAGAACCAAGAAAAGTTATCCCATGAATTCCATGGAGCTGAACGCGGAGCTTGGCGGAGCCATCCTGGATGCGTGCCCTAACATGAAAGTGGATGTGCACAAGCCGGATGTGTTTATCCATGTGGAAATCAGGGATAAGATATATCTGTACTCCCAGGTGATCCCGGGACCGGGGGGAATGCCTGTGGGAACCGGTGGAAAGGCAATGCTCCTTCTGTCAGGCGGCATTGACAGCCCGGTTGCCGGATACATGATCGCAAAGCGCGGGGTTAGTATTGACGCTGTGTATTTCCACGCACCGCCGTACACCAGTGAGCGTGCAAAACAGAAGGTAGTGGATCTGGCCAAACTGGTGGCACGCTACAGCGGTCCCATCCGTCTGCATGTGGTCAATTTCACGGATATTCAGTTATATATTTATGAAAAATGCCCTCATGAGGAGCTGACCATCATTATGCGCCGTTATATGATGAAAATCGCGGAGGCATTTGCTAAGAAGGACGGCTGTCTGGGATTGATCACAGGGGAGAGTATCGGCCAGGTGGCAAGCCAGACCATGCAGAGTCTTGCCGCTACAAATGAGGTATGTACCATGCCTGTATTCCGTCCGGTCATCGGCTTTGACAAGCAGGAGATCGTGGATGTGGCGCTGAAGATCAACACTTACGAGACATCTATCCTGCCTTTTGAGGACTGCTGTACCATATTTGTTGCCAAACATCCTGTTACAAAGCCAAGCCTGAAAGTGATCAAACGCTCTGAGGAAAAGCTTCGGGAGAAGATAGAAGAGATGATGGAGGAAGCTGTGGGTACAGCGGAGACGATCATCTGTGAATAA